A genome region from Camelina sativa cultivar DH55 chromosome 10, Cs, whole genome shotgun sequence includes the following:
- the LOC104719276 gene encoding fimbrin-5-like: MSSYVGVLVSDPWLQSQFTQVELRTLKSKFVSNKTQLERFTVGDLPPVFAKLKAFNGTIDEDEIKSVLDKSYSNADEEVDFETFLRAYLSVQARGVEKTGGSKGSSSFLKTSTTTVHHAINESEKASYVSHVNNYLRDDPFLKTYLPIDPATNAFFDLVKDGVLLCKLINVAVPGTIDERAINTKKTLNPWERNENLTLGLNSAKAIGCTVVNIGTQDIAEGRPYLVLGLISQIIKIQLLADLNFKKTPSLFQLVDDTQDAEELMGLAPEKVLLKWMNFHLKKAGYEKQVTNFSTDVKDGEAYAYLLNALAPEHSTHVALDTKDPTERAKKVLEQAEKLDCKRYLSPKDIVDGSANLNLVFVAQIFQNRNGLTVDSSKTSFAEMMTDDVETSREERCFRLWINSLGTATYVNNVFEDLRNGWVLLEVLDKVSPGSVNWKHANKPPIKMPFKKVENCNEVVKIGKELRFSLVNVAGNDIVQGNKKLLLALLWQLMRYTMLQLLKNLRSHSQGKEITDADILNWANRKVKRGGRTSQAESFRDKNLSSGMFFLELLSAVEPRVVNWSLVTNGETEEDKKLNATYIISVARKLGCSIFLLPEDIIEVNQKMMLILAASIMYWSLQQQSDTESNVSEDATDEGDASSVAGEITNLSIDGGSESSPTSQDQELLTKADKDEDEVDGENKKDA; encoded by the exons atgtctaGTTACGTTGGTGTTCTTGTCTCTGATCCATGGTTACAGAGCCAGTTTACACAAGTCGAATTGCGTACCCTTAAATCCAAG TTTGTTTCGAACAAAACTCAATTAGAGCGTTTCACTGTTGGAGATTTACCTCCTGTGTTTGCAAAGTTGAAAGCTTTTAACGGTACCATTGATGAGGATGAGATCAAATCTGTATTGGACAAGTCTTATTCCAATGCTGATGAAGAAGTCGATTTCGAGACCTTTCTCCGGGCCTATTTAAGCGTGCAAGCCCGAGGTGTGGAGAAAACAGGAGGATCTAAAGGTTCCTCTTCATTCCTCAAAACCAGTACTACAACGGTTCATCATGCCATCAATGAATCTGAGAAGGCTTCCTATGTTTCCCATGTCAATAATTACTTGAGAGATGATCCTTTCTTGAAGACCTATCTTCCTATCGATCCTGCAACCAATGCTTTCTTTGACCTTGTTAAAGATGGTGTTCTTTTGTG taaGCTTATAAATGTTGCCGTTCCTGGGACCATAGACGAACGAGCTATCAACACAAAGAAAACCCTTAACCCATGGGAGAGGAATGAGAACCTTACTCTAGGTCTCAATTCTGCCAAAGCAATCGGCTGCACTGTTGTCAACATTGGCACACAGGACATAGCTGAAGGAAGA CCATATCTCGTACTTGGGTTGATATCTCAGATTATAAAG ATCCAATTGTTGGCTGATCTCAATTTTAAGAAAACTCCTTCGCTTTTCCAATTGGTGGACGACACTCAG GATGCAGAGGAGCTCATGGGATTGGCTCCTGAAAAAGTTCTGCTAAAATGGATGAATTTTCATCTGAAGAAAGCTGGTTATGAAAAGCAGGTTACAAATTTTTCTACTGATGTGAAG GACGGTGAGGCATATGCATACCTGCTTAATGCCCTTGCTCCAGAACACAGTACACATGTGGCATTAGATACTAAAGACCCCACAGAAAGAGCAAAAAAGGTTCTTGAGCAGGCTGAGAAGCTGGATTGTAAACGATACCTATCTCCTAAGGATATAGTGGACGGCTCAGCAAACCTTAATCTTGTTTTTGTGGCACAAATATTTCAGAACAG GAATGGATTGACTGTTGACAGTTCAAAGACGTCATTTGCTGAGATGATGACAGATGATGTGGAAACTTCACGAGAAGAAAGATGTTTCCGCCTATGGATTAATAGTCTTGGCACTGCCACTTACGTCAATAATGTTTTTGAGGATCTGAGGAATGG GTGGGTTCTTCTTGAAGTTCTCGACAAAGTTTCACCTGGCTCGGTCAACTGGAAACACGCAAATAAACCTCCCATAAAAATGCCATTCAAAAAGGTTGAGAACTGCAATGAAGTTGTAAAGATCGGGAAGGAACTGCGCTTCTCCCTTGTCAATGTAGCTGGTAATGACATTGTGCAAGGAAATAAGAAACTACTTCTCG CACTCTTGTGGCAACTAATGAGATATACAATGCTCCAACTTCTGAAGAACTTGAGATCTCACTCGCAAGGTAAAGAAATTACAGATGCAGATATTCTAAACTGGGCGAATAGGAAAGTGAAGAGAGGGGGCCGAACTAGTCAGGCTGAGAGCTTCAGG GACAAGAACCTGTCAAGTGGAATGTTCTTTCTGGAACTTCTTAGTGCGGTAGAGCCAAGAGTTGTCAACTGGAGCCTCGTTACCAATGGCGAAACAG AGGAAGATAAGAAGTTGAATGCCACATACATCATCAGTGTTGCACGAAAGCTCGGATGCTCCATATTCCTGTTGCCTGAGGATATCATAGAG GTGAACCAGAAGATGATGCTTATTTTGGCGGCCAGCATCATGTACTGGAGCCTCCAGCAACAATCAGACACAGAGTCTAATGTCTCAGAAGATGCCACTGATGAAGGCGATGCAAGCTCTGTTGCTGGTGAAATCACCAATTTGTCCATCGATGGGGGTTCTGAGTCCAGTCCCACCTCCCAGGATCAAGAATTGCTGACAAAGGCAGACAAGGATGAGGATGAGGTTGATGGTGAGAATAAGAAAGATGCATAA